The Dermacentor silvarum isolate Dsil-2018 chromosome 3, BIME_Dsil_1.4, whole genome shotgun sequence region GGAACCCTACGTTTCTCCGTCGATAATCGTCAACTGAACACGATCACGATGAAATACATGTTCCCCGTCCCACGGATAGATGACGGATTGGATCGGCTCTGCAACGCTAAATACTTCTCTTCGATGGATCTCAatactggctactggcaaatggAAGTTGACGAgagggatcgcgaaaagaccgccttcatcACTCCAGTCGGATTCtatgagttcaaggtcatgccattcggTTCGAGGTCATGCGATTCGGTATACCGCTAAGATGTAAAGTAGGAGCATTGTCAGCCACAGTCACGCAGATATTTTCCCTTCTTCTAAAACATGCACATAATTCATAGAACAATAAGCTTCAATTTCACCATCAATGAACACATTCATGATGAAAATGCAGTTGCTATTGGGCCATTAAGCTAACTTAAATATACAAGGTGCcccaactattatgcaccaagatttaaaacaTGCAAATGTCCTGTAGCTGGACACaacaaaggtaatgttctttGCCATCGCtcagagatactcagattactttttgaatttcatctaattacataattagtcctaattatttattcaacttctcaaatataataattagatgaaaactgtCATGGAGAAAGTTGTAcaggaacatgaaaaactcccgatacagctttctgttccttaatacgtactacataaaactgtcttttcgagcgtgaaagaagccctgaatacacgcgaagtgcctcgagcggcctgtcgcgcgacaattttacgtgtattcgcgggcttctttcacactcgaaatACCACTTTGTGCCGAAaacctttgttctgtccagctaggggacatttgcatatgtttaaatcttggcgcatgatagttgggacacccagtAGGTTGCATACACTACAAGGTAACTAACGAATAGTTCTGTTCGTTGAAAGGCCCATATTTTTACGCACTAACGCTGGAAACTCGCGACTCCGTGCACACACCCAAATAACGACATTTCTTATTTGAACATCAGTGTCTGCTTCATAGGGACGTGATGCGAATGAAGATACTCTAGGAGCCACGATGTGAGTGCAAAGAGCAAAAGCATAATATGCATAGACGCTGATCAAAGAGGTATGAAGGCCGAACATTCCACCTCGCGCGGGCATTTCTATATTTTCCGCTGTGTCATCTTGTTCTGTTTATCGACTCTTGCGATCACTCTGAAAGACCCTCAAATCAACGGACTGCATGTAAATTACGGTGGATGATGCAATGTTTAAAGGATCGTGCCACCCCTCTGCTAAGGAGCATTGCAGAGCGAAGACTGAATCGTACGTGGGAAAATACCCGTAATGCCATACTGATTGCTGTAAGTATAAAAGGACCGCATATTGGGATTAAATTCATCAGTTTGCTCATCCGAGGAGCTGCAGTTTTCTCCAACCATGGTGAGTAACAGCAGTGTTAATGCGTATCTCAGTTTAACCCTTGAATTTTGGCAGGCAGGTCAAGACCACTAAGTGTACTTTTCAAGATGAAAAACAAGGCCAGTATTAACTAAAATCTATTAGGTTAAAATTGTTGGTACTAGAAAATTTCCGCCAGTCCTGATGCTCGACAAATTATTAGCGAAGGCACTCCACGAACGGCGAATAGCAATTATGAACGAAAACCTTTGGGAATTTGGTTGTAAATTAGTAGCAGAGCGAAGTATTACTGTAGATTGATTACGACATCTTGGAACTGGGAACCGTTTAGTTACCGATTCATTCATGCCTGAAGTAGTCTCAGAAAAAATATCAGCTTTATATGTAACCGCACGATCCATGAACGTGAATAACGGGATAAACAGAAGTGGTGGTAAGTTCCGAGTATGGTTTCGATGTCCTTGGAAAATAAATCTGCCCCCAAAGCCTTTCATTTTGTGTAACCGGCATCAGTTTGAGTCCGGtggaatgcagaaacgctcgttcACTTCGATTTAGGATCATGTGAATCAACTCCACGAgaccaaaattaatccgaagccgcCCAATACGGCGTGTCTCGCAGCCAATACGTCATGCCTACATTCAAAcgtgtgtttttttctttattgttttaaCAGTTCCGTGCCTTTGTCCTAATCGCCCTGGCCACCTGTGCCTTTGCCGGCTTCGCCGGTTACGCCGGCTACCCGGTCGGCTACTCCGTAGCAGCTCCAACCTACGCTGCCTATCACGCTCCACTCGCTTCCGTATCAGCCGTCCACCATGCCCCCGCATATGGCTATGGATTTGGCTACGGAGTGCCCGCCTATGGCTTTGGACTCGGCAGCTATGGCCTGAGTTACGGATACGGTCTCGGTGGTCTCGGCTACAGCACCTTTCTCCGCAAGAAATGTGAGTGTGCAGCACCTTTGAGGGCATGAAAAAGATTCCAGTAAAAATTCTGTCTCAACTCTGGGGTGGATCGGTAGGTCTGGTATAATAAAACGTTACAAGGTGTCAATAAAGAGATGTCATTGCTGGCAGAATATATTGTTTAATTTTCTCTCTATTACCAGGAAAATAACTTCTTCACAGCACCACAGTATCTGTGATGATGTCCTTCTCAGTTACAAGGATCTGTTGATGATGCGTAGGTTGGTGTTCTTTTGAAATGCACTCCTAGTTTGAACAACATCACGCAAATCAAGTTTACTCATCTTTAAGGCCCATATCTTGCAGGCGTAATTCATTCGAAATGTTTGTGTCAATGCCTTGTCGAATTGACTATCTGCAATTATCAAGTGTTCATGTGTGTATTTTTCTTGCTTGCAGAAACGCAATACTTGGTGACAAGTGAAGACCACAATGATCTTCCGAAGAGCAATTAAGATATAATAAAACATTCCACAAGAACATGATGCCTTCATTTTTCTATTGATGGGGTCTAGTTAAACTGAAAAATATTTTACTGCACCAGTGCATTTTAGAGTGCGGACGTTTGGTACCCAGTACTAGTTACTTCTGTAAAGGCTACGGGAACTTCGTAGATATTCCTTTAAGGGGTGGCGTGAAGCACACTTGTCCCCTGCTATATGAACCTAGCAAGATTGTGGGAAGCAGTATTTGCAAAGCAAAAATGTGTCATGATCTTGCAGAAACTTcttaaaataaacaaaatatgTACCGGTGCTCTCCATTGCCCCCAAAACAGATATTCACAGCTTCGTGCGCTCTTGGTGTTTCTCCGTAATGCAGTCTTCACTAATTTCCTGATACGAAATGCATCTTTTATTCGAAATTTTTGCTGCGAGTCTCTTTTTTTCTGTGGGAATTTGGAGCAAATGTGGCAATGTAACAAAATTTGTAAACGTATCAAATGTCAGCAGAGAAGTGGACGGGGCACATTTGACCctccacggtggcttagcggttatgatgtgctaagcacaaggtcgcggtaAAAAGCCCCATTCgccacggccgcatttcgatgggggcgaaatgcaagaatgctcgtcTTCCGTGCAttcggggcacgttaaagatcccctggcggTCAAAGTTTTtctagagtcccccactacggcgtgcctcataatgacatcgggttttggcacgtaatgtCCCAGAATTGATGCGAGACACATTTGCTAGGGTGGCATTGTGCCCCTTTGTGCATACACCTGCTTCAATCAGCATGAGAGCAAAAAAGAACTACTTAAAAAAACTTTGTGGCTTTCCGTTCCATAGCAAGGCATATCCTAAGTTCTCTCTAGTTGTTTTTTATTCAAGACATACCAAAATGAAACTTTGTTTCTTTGTGCTGTGCATCTTGCGGAGTGCCAAAAACACTTCCAACCGAATTATTAAAGCGTATAGGCTTAAAAAAGAAAGGTAACTTATATGGTTACAAAGGAATTTCGCGACTATGTCTTGTAGCAGATAACACGTCAATGTACCCTGTGACGCGTAGAAAACAAATAGTTCCTGATATAGCCTACATTTTGGTTATCCACTACCACTCAGTAGTGAAAGAAACACTACACGCACTGCATGGGGTTGTCATGCCCTTTGCTGCAAATAACGCTGTATCATACATACTTTGAGAGCCCTCAAGGTTCCAAGGCTAGGCTGTTCCGTAATAGCACCACATGTTACTACTCACACATATGTTTTAATTGGTCCCAGCCGTGCCAGCTGCAGGCGACGAAATTAAGCTTGGATACGGAACTTTACGACTGCGCACATGAAAAAGAATTTGCTTATGCTCATTTGGATGTTTCCCATAGTCGATATTTAAAGAAGGTGGAGACTAAGGTAATGgtgaaaagaaacgaaaaaaaaaaacggcagatgtAACGCAGTTCACCAACCTTTCCAAAAGTTGCCATCTCGGAAAGTACTAAGGTTTACTTTATGATATACGCCGGTCCATATTTCTCGCCATATTTCTCGCCAACAGTATTTATAAATACTCTTGTCGGCTTTACGCGAGTGTTCTCGTAAAATATTATTTATTGTACTTCCATTGCACTCTGGAATATTTATTCCACTCCTACTCACGATGTGGTATAGCATTCCGGCCGTCATTCGATCCCCGGCAAACACGTCGGCGTTCAAATGAAAAGCTCCCCCTTTTTTTGGTAGCCGGTGCTAAGTCAGCCTTCCATTAGCTCGAATTATTGCCATTATTTGTGTCTAGGCGCTAGTTTCGCATGAGCATGCAGAGGtattttttaatgcgttagcgtcCTTTCGGTTTTT contains the following coding sequences:
- the LOC125944362 gene encoding glycine-rich protein-like; protein product: MFRAFVLIALATCAFAGFAGYAGYPVGYSVAAPTYAAYHAPLASVSAVHHAPAYGYGFGYGVPAYGFGLGSYGLSYGYGLGGLGYSTFLRKKCECAAPLRA